A region from the Vicia villosa cultivar HV-30 ecotype Madison, WI linkage group LG3, Vvil1.0, whole genome shotgun sequence genome encodes:
- the LOC131662451 gene encoding citrate synthase 3, peroxisomal-like — protein MSTTTSTTESRVHDAARNRLATLTAHLLPSSSTTAEGLIQPLHLSASSGISPPPNVKGSLTVVDERTGKKYSIEVTPDGTVKANDFKKISTGKNDKGLKLYDPGYLNTAPVRSTISYIDGDEGILRYRGYPIEELAEKSTFPEVAYLILYGNLPSARQLQDWEFAVSQHSAVPQGVLDLIQSMPQDAHPMGVLVNALSALSVYHPDANPALRGLDIYNSKQVRDKQIVRIIGKITTIAAAINLRLAGRPPVLPSNKLSYTENFLYMLDSLGNCSYKPNPRLTRALDIIFILHAEHEMNCSTSTVRHLASSGVDVYTAIAGGVGALYGPLHGGANEAVLKMLSEIGNVDNIPEFIEGVKARKRKMSGFGHRVYKNYDPRAKVLKKLTEEVFSIVGRDPLIEVAVALEKVALSDEYFIKRKLYPNVDFYSGLIYRAMGFPPEFFTILFAIPRMAGYLSHWRESLDDPDTKIMRPQQVYVGEWLRHYAPTKERTVSSDSNTDKLGQLSVSNASKRRLAGSGL, from the exons ATGTCAACGACAACCAGTACCACGGAATCGCGCGTGCACGACGCTGCACGGAACCGTTTGGCTACCCTCACAGCTCATTTGCTTCCGTCTTCCTCAACCACCGCCGAGGGACTCATCCAGCCTCTTCATCTTTCGGCTTCCTCCGGGATCTCTCCGCCGCCGAATGTTAAAGGGAGTCTCACTGTTGTTGATGAACGTACCGGGAAGAAGTATAGTATTGAGGTGACTCCTGATGGGACTGTCAAAGCCAATGATTTCAAGAAG ATATCGACTGGGAAGAATGATAAGGGGCTCAAGCTTTATGATCCTGGTTATTTGAATACTGCTCCTGTTCGTTCGACGATTTCTTATATTGATGGTGACGAGGGAATCCTTAGATATAGAGGATACCCTATTGAGGAGTTGGCTGAGAAAAGTACCTTTCCCGAAGTGGCATATCTCATAT TGTATGGAAACTTGCCTTCTGCACGTCAGTTACAAGATTGGGAGTTTGCTGTATCTCAGCATTCAGCCGTACCACAAGGAGTTTTG GACCTCATACAATCAATGCCTCAAGATGCACATCCTATGGGTGTTCTTGTTAACGCTCTAAGTGCTTTATCTGTTTATCATCCTGATGCAAATCCTGCTCTCAGA GGTCTTGATATCTACAACTCAAAGCAAGTAAGGGACAAACAAATAGTGAGGATTATTGGAAAG ATCACAACAATTGCTGCTGCGATTAATCTTAGACTCGCAGGAAGGCCACCTGTGCTTCCATCCAACAAACTGTCTTACACAGAGAACTTTCTTTACATGCTTGATTCTCT TGGCAATTGTTCATATAAACCCAATCCTCGTCTAACTCGTGCACtggacatcatcttcatcctgcATGCTGAGCATGAAATGAATTGCTCTACATCAACTGTACGCCACCTTGCATCAAG TGGCGTTGATGTATACACTGCTATTGCTGGTGGTGTTGGAGCTCTATATGGACCTCTTCACGGTGGAGCTAATGAG GCTGTCCTCAAAATGCTGAGTGAAATCGGAAATGTTGATAATATTCCAGAGTTCATTGAGGGTGTTAAAGCAAG GAAGCGAAAGATGAGTGGTTTTGGACATCGTGTGTACAAAAACTATGATCCTAGAGCAAAGGTCTTAAAAAAATTGACAGAGGAAGTTTTTTCCATTGTTGGCCGGGATCCTCTGATAGAG GTTGCTGTTGCCTTGGAGAAGGTTGCTCTGTCTGATGAGTATTTTATCAAGAGGAAGCTATATCCAAATGTCGACTTCTACTCTGGATTAATCTATAG GGCTATGGGATTTCCACCCGAATTTTTCACTATTTTATTTGCTATCCCTCGTATGGCTGGATATTTATCACATTGGCGAGAGTCTTTAGATGATCCTGATACAAAGATCATGAGACCTCAACAG GTATATGTTGGAGAATGGCTGCGACATTATGCACCAACCAAAGAAAGAACTGTTTCAAGCGACAGTAACACCGACAAGCTCGGTCAGTTATCTGTATCGAATGCGTCAAAGAGGCGACTTGCTGGATCTGGGCTTTAA